One window of the Pieris brassicae chromosome 4, ilPieBrab1.1, whole genome shotgun sequence genome contains the following:
- the LOC123708185 gene encoding E3 ubiquitin-protein ligase SIAH1A-like, whose amino-acid sequence MSTNKRRGPSSSSCAVPGVPALVNVPTAMSADLASLFECPVCFDYVLPPILQCQSGHLVCSSCRPKLSCCPTCRGPLGNIRNLAMEKVASNVMFPCKHSNTGCTVTLVHTEKAEHEEACEFRPYSCPCPGASCKWQGGLDQVMPHLMMSHKSITTLQGEDIVFLATDINLPGAVDWVMMQSCFNHHFMLVLEKQEKFDGHQQFFAIVQLIGSRKEAENFAYRLELNGHRRRLTWEAMPRSIHEGVSSAIMNSDCLVFDTSLAQLFADNGNLGINVTISIA is encoded by the coding sequence ATGAGCACAAATAAGAGACGCGGGCCCAGCAGTTCCAGTTGCGCAGTTCCAGGTGTTCCTGCGCTTGTTAACGTACCGACCGCCATGTCAGCTGACCTGGCCTCTTTATTTGAATGCCCTGTTTGCTTCGACTATGTCTTGCCACCGATCCTCCAGTGCCAAAGTGGACATCTTGTCTGCTCAAGTTGTCGGCCGAAACTGTCGTGCTGCCCAACCTGTCGCGGTCCTCTTGGAAATATTCGAAACCTTGCCATGGAAAAAGTCGCAAGCAATGTCATGTTTCCCTGTAAACACTCTAACACTGGCTGTACAGTAACCCTTGTGCACACTGAAAAAGCAGAGCATGAAGAAGCCTGTGAATTTCGGCCATATTCCTGCCCTTGCCCTGGAGCATCTTGTAAGTGGCAAGGAGGACTAGACCAAGTAATGCCACACTTAATGATGTCACACAAAAGTATAACAACTCTTCAAGGTGAGGATATTGTTTTCTTAGCTACAGATATAAATTTACCTGGAGCTGTTGACTGGGTCATGATGCAGTCTTGTTTTAATCACCATTTCATGTTGGTACTTGAAAAGCAAGAAAAGTTTGATGGTCATCAACAGTTCTTTGCAATAGTACAACTTATAGGATCTCGAAAAGAAGCTGAGAATTTTGCATACAGATTGGAATTGAATGGACATCGTAGGAGGTTAACATGGGAAGCAATGCCTCGTTCTATACATGAAGGTGTCTCATCAGCAATTATGAATTCTGATTGCTTGGTATTTGATACTTCACTTGCGCAACTCTTTGCAGATAATGGTAACCTTGGTATAAATGTTACTATCTCAATTGCCTAA